GGCTGCGGCACTTGCGTCGCCGCCTGCCCCGCCCAAGCCATCTCGGGTGCACACTTCAGCAACGATGAAATCATTGCCGAGATCGAAGGTCTGCTCTTCGATACGGTAAGCGGCAACGGTGCAAAAGCCGCTGAGCCGGCCAAAGACTCGGTGCCAGCTTGAGTGTGAGGAGTATGAATTCTATGAACACAGAAACGTTTGAACCCAAAATCGTGGGCTTTTTGTGCAATTGGTGTTCGTATCGCGCCATGGATTTGGCCGGGACCTCCCGCGTTAAATACGAACCGAATATACGCGTAATCCGGGTGATGTGCACAGGACGTGTCGATCCCACCTTCGTGCTCAAAGCGCTCGCCCTGGGCGCGGACGGGGTCATGATCGCCGGCTGCCATCCGGGAGAATGCCACTACCTGGAGCAGAACTACAAAGCCATGCGGCGCTTTCAGATGCTCAAGCATACGCTGCAACAATTCGGCGTGGAAGATGACCGCGTGCGCCTGCAGTGGGCGTCCGCCGCAGAAGGTGTGCAATTGGCTGCAGCGATCGACGACATGATCGAAAAGGTCCGTGCACTTGGCCCACTGAACTGGTCCGAGAATTATTCTCAAAACGGTAAAGTGGAAGCTGCCATCCAGCAGCTTGCCAAAGAGCACGCCGAAGCCATG
This window of the Anaerolineales bacterium genome carries:
- a CDS encoding hydrogenase iron-sulfur subunit, with protein sequence MNTETFEPKIVGFLCNWCSYRAMDLAGTSRVKYEPNIRVIRVMCTGRVDPTFVLKALALGADGVMIAGCHPGECHYLEQNYKAMRRFQMLKHTLQQFGVEDDRVRLQWASAAEGVQLAAAIDDMIEKVRALGPLNWSENYSQNGKVEAAIQQLAKEHAEAMEVPA